Proteins encoded together in one Variovorax paradoxus EPS window:
- a CDS encoding NAD(P)H-dependent oxidoreductase, translating into MRVLVVYCHPVETSFHAALHQEVLKNLRAAGHEVDDCDLYAEGFDPVLSREERLGYHDVPANQLPLRPYVERLQWAEGIVFCFPTWCFGLPAMLKGYFDRLFMPGVAFDISDPANVKPMLTHIQRISAVVTYGRPRWMAWYMGDPPRKIVTRYMKRLTGQRAKVDYHAHYHMNVATEPQLKRFMARVGQAMARFA; encoded by the coding sequence ATGCGCGTGCTCGTCGTCTACTGCCACCCGGTCGAAACCAGCTTCCATGCGGCCCTGCACCAGGAAGTGCTGAAGAACCTGCGCGCCGCCGGGCACGAGGTGGACGACTGCGACCTGTACGCCGAGGGCTTCGACCCGGTGCTCTCGCGCGAGGAGCGGCTCGGCTACCACGACGTGCCGGCCAACCAGCTGCCGCTCCGGCCGTATGTCGAGCGGCTGCAGTGGGCCGAGGGCATCGTGTTCTGCTTTCCGACCTGGTGCTTCGGACTGCCGGCGATGCTCAAGGGCTACTTCGACCGGCTCTTCATGCCGGGCGTCGCCTTCGACATCAGCGATCCCGCGAACGTGAAGCCGATGCTCACGCACATCCAGCGCATCAGCGCCGTGGTCACCTACGGCCGGCCGCGCTGGATGGCCTGGTACATGGGCGATCCGCCGCGCAAGATCGTCACGCGCTACATGAAGCGGCTCACCGGCCAACGCGCCAAGGTGGACTACCACGCCCACTACCACATGAACGTGGCGACCGAGCCCCAGCTCAAGCGCTTCATGGCGCGCGTGGGTCAAGCGATGGCGCGCTTCGCATGA
- a CDS encoding amidohydrolase family protein, with amino-acid sequence MNAPVLLDNARLPRWLLPTDWPQRDGVPVLARVALDAGRVQSVRPADDAAPSPQSWDLAGTLVLPGFVDAHTHLDKAFTLPRMKDVQPGLLGAIDAMLADRVHWSPADVRERAARGLQWAWECGTTHVRTHVDWWEPDAVPLAWPVLAELAEEWAGKVRLEQVSLIKLPLFEDAAQALRLAKQVKATGPHALLGGFVHSTNWSENALRNLLNAAQACDLDIDLHVDEELNASAVGLQTTARILREIGFEGRVVCGHICALSVQPEAQALATLDAVARAPITVVSLPATNLLLQDAVTGRTPRLRGITLVKEIRERGIPLLFASDNVQDPFCRLGSFDPVEALGTAALVAQLDAPFDNWSQALCRGDWLQRAPATTAPTLVGAKADLVLFTQADRHGWPSRTATRVVLRDGHVTHGDATPFFPK; translated from the coding sequence ATGAACGCGCCCGTGTTGCTCGACAACGCGCGCCTGCCGCGCTGGCTGCTGCCGACGGACTGGCCGCAGCGCGATGGCGTTCCGGTGTTGGCGCGCGTTGCGCTCGACGCCGGGCGCGTGCAGTCGGTGCGCCCCGCCGACGACGCCGCGCCCTCTCCCCAAAGCTGGGACCTCGCCGGCACCCTCGTGCTGCCCGGCTTCGTCGACGCCCACACGCACCTGGACAAGGCCTTCACGCTCCCGCGCATGAAAGATGTGCAGCCGGGCCTGCTCGGCGCCATCGACGCGATGCTCGCCGACCGCGTGCACTGGAGCCCCGCCGACGTGCGCGAACGCGCCGCGCGCGGCCTGCAGTGGGCCTGGGAATGCGGCACCACGCATGTGCGCACGCACGTCGACTGGTGGGAGCCCGATGCGGTGCCACTGGCCTGGCCGGTGTTGGCCGAACTCGCAGAGGAATGGGCCGGCAAGGTGCGGCTGGAACAGGTGAGCCTGATCAAGTTGCCGCTGTTCGAAGACGCGGCGCAGGCGCTGCGCCTCGCGAAACAGGTGAAGGCCACGGGACCGCATGCGTTGCTCGGCGGCTTCGTGCATTCGACCAACTGGAGCGAGAACGCACTGCGCAACCTGCTGAACGCAGCGCAGGCCTGCGACCTCGACATCGACCTACATGTCGACGAAGAACTCAACGCCTCGGCGGTGGGCCTTCAGACCACCGCGCGCATCCTCCGCGAGATCGGCTTCGAAGGCCGCGTGGTCTGCGGCCATATCTGCGCGCTCTCGGTGCAGCCCGAGGCACAGGCCCTGGCCACGCTCGATGCGGTGGCGCGCGCGCCGATCACCGTGGTCTCGCTGCCCGCGACCAACCTGCTGCTGCAGGACGCGGTGACGGGCCGCACGCCGCGGCTGCGCGGCATCACGCTCGTGAAGGAAATACGCGAGCGCGGCATTCCACTGCTGTTCGCGAGCGACAACGTGCAGGACCCGTTCTGCCGGCTCGGCAGCTTCGACCCGGTCGAGGCGCTGGGCACGGCCGCGCTGGTCGCGCAGCTGGACGCCCCCTTCGACAACTGGTCGCAGGCGCTGTGCCGCGGCGACTGGCTGCAGCGCGCGCCCGCCACGACGGCGCCCACGCTGGTCGGTGCGAAAGCGGATCTCGTGCTCTTCACGCAGGCCGACCGCCACGGCTGGCCCTCGCGCACCGCCACCCGCGTGGTGCTGCGCGACGGCCATGTGACGCACGGCGACGCGACACCCTTCTTCCCCAAGTAA
- a CDS encoding creatininase family protein: protein MLHGYIPPHRFLPYLSWTEIAALPDRENTVIVLPCGAIEQHGPHLPCSVDSVIASGVMGRALEKLPAEVRAFALPTITYGKSEEHLHFPGTMTLTGTTLLSTVTEIGESVYRAGFRKLLFANGHGGQPQVLEMAARELRLRHGDFVIVPHGVSRLPNASSKQISEQEKRLSMHAGHSETALMLALAPDTVHMERAAANFPPPFPIKLLSADGRPACAWTARDFGPSGVIGDPTSATREQGIEILETLSDSWVQALTELHALRWVVREEPTWERGHQQGFIQQSFVPA, encoded by the coding sequence ATGCTCCACGGCTACATCCCGCCCCACCGCTTCCTGCCCTACCTGAGCTGGACCGAAATCGCCGCGCTGCCCGACCGCGAGAACACCGTCATCGTGCTGCCCTGCGGCGCCATCGAGCAGCACGGCCCGCACCTGCCGTGCTCGGTCGACAGCGTGATCGCCTCGGGCGTGATGGGCCGGGCGCTCGAGAAGCTGCCCGCCGAGGTGCGCGCCTTCGCGCTGCCCACCATCACCTACGGCAAGTCGGAAGAGCACCTGCATTTCCCCGGCACGATGACGCTGACCGGCACCACGCTGCTTTCGACCGTGACCGAGATCGGGGAGTCGGTCTACCGCGCGGGTTTTCGCAAGCTCCTGTTCGCCAACGGCCACGGCGGCCAGCCGCAGGTGCTGGAGATGGCGGCGCGCGAGCTGCGGCTGCGGCACGGCGATTTCGTGATCGTGCCGCACGGCGTGTCGCGCCTGCCGAACGCATCGAGCAAGCAGATCAGCGAACAGGAAAAACGCCTGTCGATGCACGCCGGCCATTCCGAGACCGCGCTGATGCTCGCGCTCGCGCCCGACACGGTGCACATGGAGCGCGCGGCGGCCAACTTTCCGCCGCCCTTCCCGATCAAGCTGCTGTCGGCCGACGGCCGCCCCGCCTGCGCATGGACCGCGCGCGATTTCGGCCCGAGCGGCGTGATCGGCGATCCGACCAGCGCCACGCGCGAACAGGGCATCGAGATCCTGGAGACGCTCTCCGACAGCTGGGTGCAGGCGCTGACCGAGCTGCATGCGCTGCGCTGGGTGGTGCGCGAAGAGCCCACCTGGGAGCGCGGCCACCAGCAGGGTTTCATCCAGCAATCGTTCGTGCCGGCCTGA
- a CDS encoding ABC transporter substrate-binding protein, producing MRSFALSLAGAAALSLFAAVAPAHAQDKFTYMTNWYAQAEHGGFYQALAQGIYKKYGLDVTIKMGGPQVNITQMMAAGQADCIMGSSDIQMMQVREGGVPVVNVAAFFQKDPQVLIAHDDVKKFEDLKGKTLLIGAQANRGYWPWLKAKFGLVDEQTRPYTFNIQPFVADKNTAQQGYLTSEPYAIQKAGVKSTVLMFSDHGFPAYATTVSCMEKTVKDRSKQVAAFVKASAEGWKSYLADPAPANALIKNDNPNMTDDQLAYSVAKLKEMGMVTGGDAAKLGIGVMTDARSKASYDFLVSAKLLDPAKVELAKTYTTEFVKDAKVLP from the coding sequence ATGCGTTCCTTCGCTCTTTCCCTGGCCGGCGCCGCCGCGCTGTCGCTGTTCGCCGCGGTCGCACCCGCACATGCACAAGACAAGTTCACCTACATGACCAACTGGTACGCGCAGGCCGAGCACGGCGGCTTCTACCAGGCACTGGCGCAGGGCATCTACAAGAAGTACGGCCTGGACGTGACCATCAAGATGGGCGGCCCGCAGGTCAACATCACGCAGATGATGGCGGCCGGCCAGGCCGACTGCATCATGGGTTCGAGCGACATCCAGATGATGCAGGTGCGCGAAGGCGGCGTGCCGGTCGTCAACGTCGCGGCCTTCTTCCAGAAGGACCCGCAGGTGCTGATCGCGCACGACGACGTGAAGAAGTTCGAGGACCTGAAAGGCAAGACGCTCCTGATCGGCGCGCAGGCCAATCGCGGCTACTGGCCGTGGCTCAAGGCCAAGTTCGGCCTCGTCGACGAACAGACGCGCCCCTACACCTTCAACATCCAGCCCTTCGTGGCGGACAAGAACACCGCGCAGCAGGGCTACCTGACGTCGGAGCCCTACGCCATCCAGAAGGCCGGCGTGAAGAGCACCGTGCTGATGTTCAGCGACCACGGCTTCCCCGCGTACGCGACCACGGTGTCGTGCATGGAGAAGACGGTGAAGGACCGCAGCAAGCAGGTGGCTGCTTTCGTGAAGGCCTCGGCCGAGGGCTGGAAGAGCTACCTCGCCGACCCGGCGCCCGCCAATGCGCTCATCAAGAACGACAACCCCAACATGACCGACGACCAGCTGGCCTACAGCGTGGCCAAGCTCAAGGAGATGGGCATGGTCACCGGCGGCGACGCGGCCAAGCTGGGCATCGGCGTGATGACGGATGCGCGCTCGAAGGCGAGCTACGACTTTCTCGTGAGCGCGAAGCTGCTCGACCCGGCGAAGGTCGAACTGGCGAAGACCTACACGACGGAATTCGTGAAAGACGCCAAGGTCCTGCCCTGA
- a CDS encoding ABC transporter ATP-binding protein, with product MNRIEPHTLAPPVAPAVPAVEVLSAEKTYPNGTQALLPVDLSIAEGEFVTLLGPSGCGKSTLLKMVAGMLEPSDGRLLVWRKPVSQLHDSARRMSFVFQSPTLMPWASVQTNVRLPLDLAGVPRKEADARVMESLALVGLEKFAGALPRALSGGMQMRVSIARGLVTQPDLLLMDEPFGALDEITRHKLDADLLELWRKKKLTVIFVTHSIHEAVFLSSRVVMMAARPGRVVEQFQIDEPYPRSADFMVTPEFAKYAKRLQDSLLRASNADEEHAR from the coding sequence ATGAACCGCATCGAACCCCACACCCTCGCGCCACCGGTGGCGCCCGCCGTGCCCGCGGTGGAAGTGCTCTCGGCCGAGAAGACCTACCCCAACGGCACGCAGGCGCTGCTGCCGGTGGACCTGTCGATCGCCGAGGGCGAGTTCGTCACGCTGCTCGGCCCCTCGGGCTGCGGCAAGAGCACGCTGCTGAAGATGGTGGCGGGCATGCTGGAGCCGAGCGACGGGCGCCTCCTGGTGTGGCGCAAGCCCGTGAGCCAGTTGCACGACAGTGCGCGACGCATGTCGTTCGTGTTCCAGTCGCCCACGCTGATGCCGTGGGCGAGTGTGCAGACCAATGTGCGGCTGCCGCTGGATCTGGCCGGCGTGCCACGCAAGGAGGCCGATGCGCGGGTGATGGAATCGCTCGCGCTTGTGGGTCTCGAGAAATTCGCCGGCGCGCTGCCGCGCGCGCTGTCGGGTGGCATGCAGATGCGCGTGTCGATCGCGCGCGGGCTGGTCACGCAGCCCGACCTGCTCCTGATGGACGAGCCCTTCGGCGCGCTCGACGAGATCACGCGCCACAAGCTCGACGCCGACCTGCTGGAGCTCTGGCGCAAGAAGAAGCTCACGGTGATCTTCGTGACGCACTCGATCCACGAGGCGGTGTTCCTGTCGAGCCGCGTGGTGATGATGGCGGCGCGGCCGGGCCGCGTGGTGGAGCAGTTCCAGATCGACGAGCCCTATCCGCGCAGCGCCGACTTCATGGTGACGCCCGAATTCGCGAAATATGCAAAGCGCCTGCAGGACAGCCTGCTGCGCGCAAGCAATGCCGACGAGGAGCACGCGCGATGA
- a CDS encoding ABC transporter permease: protein MKQRTPLLNQPRVQRVLYPVLIGVVLVALWQWMVVAMELPSYLVPSPYLMMQTLVTDWAPLGNALLVTLKITVLSFALATVAGVLISFLFVQSKRIETALFPYAVLLQVTPIVAVAPLIIIWVKNPVAAMTVCAALVALFPIISNTTLGLRSIDPDLQSYFKLNRATRWQQLVRLRIPSALPYFFGGLRISSGLALIGAVVAEFVAGTGGSGAGLAYQILQAGFQLNIPRMFAALLLISLTGVALFVLMAWLTKVALGSWHASELSQD, encoded by the coding sequence ATGAAACAGCGCACTCCCCTCTTGAACCAACCGCGCGTGCAGCGCGTGCTGTACCCGGTGCTGATCGGCGTCGTGCTGGTCGCGCTGTGGCAGTGGATGGTGGTGGCGATGGAACTGCCGTCCTACCTCGTGCCCTCGCCGTATCTCATGATGCAGACGCTGGTGACCGACTGGGCGCCGCTGGGCAATGCGCTGTTGGTCACGCTCAAGATCACCGTGCTGTCGTTCGCGCTCGCGACGGTGGCAGGCGTGCTGATCTCGTTCCTCTTCGTGCAGAGCAAGCGCATCGAGACCGCGCTCTTTCCGTATGCGGTGCTCTTGCAGGTGACGCCCATCGTCGCGGTGGCGCCGCTGATCATCATCTGGGTGAAGAACCCGGTTGCGGCGATGACAGTGTGCGCGGCGCTGGTGGCGCTGTTCCCGATCATCAGCAACACGACGCTGGGGCTGCGCAGCATCGACCCCGACCTGCAGAGCTACTTCAAGCTGAACCGCGCGACGCGCTGGCAGCAATTGGTGCGCCTGCGCATCCCGAGCGCGCTGCCTTACTTCTTCGGCGGGCTTCGCATTTCGAGCGGTCTAGCGTTGATCGGCGCGGTCGTGGCGGAGTTCGTGGCCGGGACCGGCGGCTCGGGCGCGGGGCTGGCGTACCAGATCCTGCAGGCGGGCTTCCAGCTCAACATTCCGCGCATGTTCGCGGCCCTGTTGCTGATCTCGCTGACCGGCGTGGCGCTCTTCGTGCTGATGGCCTGGCTCACCAAGGTGGCGCTGGGCTCGTGGCATGCGAGCGAACTTTCCCAAGATTGA
- a CDS encoding FAD-binding oxidoreductase, whose protein sequence is MNAPASSIEQLLLELPDLDWITDEGRVTRLSQDFSWFSPVLNRQLKDKRADVVVRPRSEDEIRAVVGACARRGVPIVIRGSGTGNYGQTTPLAGGVVLDMTGYNACLWVQPGVARAQAGIRLGELEKQTKPSGQEMRCVPSTYRSATLGGLFGGGFGGVGSINYGPLGSPGNVLGIRAMTIEAEPQVVELRGAEAMRMHHLWGTNGLVLELEIALAPAHPWLETLVTFDSFENALHFADKLANGPGIVKREIAFFAAPISDHLAQLSAHLPKGCHTVLSLVAESCEPALLQLAEAHGGTVSYRKTAAEVQKSNRTLMEFTWNHTTLHALKVDPTLTYLQSGFVPGKHVEQIIEMEQLLGGEVMMHIEFIRNVAGLMTCSGLQLVRFSTEERLAEIIDIHRAHNVHINNPHVNIVEDGKAGGPLPAEVIAVKKRFDPMGLLNPGKLRDWPVQPAA, encoded by the coding sequence ATGAACGCTCCCGCCTCCTCCATCGAGCAGTTGCTGCTCGAACTGCCCGACCTCGACTGGATCACCGACGAAGGGCGCGTCACGCGGCTCTCGCAGGATTTCTCGTGGTTCAGCCCCGTGCTGAACCGCCAACTGAAAGACAAGCGCGCCGATGTGGTCGTGCGGCCGCGCAGCGAGGACGAGATTCGCGCCGTGGTGGGTGCGTGCGCGCGCCGCGGTGTGCCGATCGTCATTCGCGGCAGCGGTACCGGCAACTACGGGCAGACCACACCGCTCGCGGGTGGCGTGGTGCTCGACATGACGGGCTACAACGCCTGCCTCTGGGTGCAGCCCGGCGTGGCGCGCGCGCAGGCCGGCATACGGCTCGGCGAGTTGGAAAAACAGACGAAGCCCTCGGGACAGGAGATGCGCTGCGTGCCGTCCACCTACCGCAGCGCGACGCTCGGCGGACTTTTCGGCGGCGGCTTCGGCGGCGTGGGCTCGATCAACTACGGGCCGCTGGGCTCGCCGGGCAACGTGCTCGGCATCCGAGCGATGACGATCGAAGCGGAGCCGCAGGTGGTCGAGTTGCGCGGCGCCGAGGCGATGCGCATGCACCATCTGTGGGGCACCAACGGTCTTGTGCTGGAACTGGAGATTGCGCTGGCGCCCGCGCATCCGTGGCTGGAGACGCTGGTGACTTTCGACAGCTTCGAGAACGCGCTGCACTTCGCCGACAAGCTCGCGAACGGGCCGGGGATCGTGAAGCGGGAGATCGCGTTCTTCGCAGCGCCGATCTCCGATCACCTGGCGCAACTCTCGGCGCACCTACCCAAGGGCTGCCACACGGTGCTGTCGCTCGTCGCCGAATCGTGCGAACCGGCGCTGCTGCAACTGGCAGAAGCGCATGGCGGCACCGTGAGCTACCGCAAGACCGCGGCCGAGGTGCAGAAGAGCAACCGCACGCTGATGGAGTTCACCTGGAACCACACGACGCTGCATGCGCTCAAGGTCGACCCGACACTGACCTATCTGCAGAGCGGGTTCGTTCCCGGCAAGCATGTCGAACAGATCATCGAGATGGAACAGCTGCTGGGCGGCGAGGTGATGATGCACATCGAGTTCATCCGCAACGTGGCCGGGCTCATGACGTGCAGCGGACTTCAGCTGGTGCGCTTCAGCACCGAGGAGCGGCTCGCGGAAATCATCGACATCCATCGCGCGCACAACGTGCACATCAACAATCCGCACGTGAACATCGTGGAAGACGGCAAGGCCGGTGGGCCGCTGCCGGCCGAAGTGATCGCGGTGAAGAAGCGCTTCGATCCGATGGGCTTGTTGAACCCGGGCAAGCTGCGCGACTGGCCGGTGCAGCCAGCGGCCTGA
- the lnt gene encoding apolipoprotein N-acyltransferase, with product MPLPAAATARISPASPVMAWLRLFGFGLAGLAQALSIAWPLGGKPLWWLQLLSMGALVWLLGSLRAEGAGWRRAGLHAWLFSTTWLTGSFWWLFISMHTYGGLPAPLAAIAVLALAAALGLYYAVAAAWFVVRGPKGRVTGALVFAALWTLAELVRGSWFTGFPWGAGGYAHVEGPLAAWAPWIGVYGIGAVAALATALLVLGTLARKPDVVAGLVLVALVFVFPHIAPSLRGASTGNLQVALLQGNIPQDEKFIPGGGIETALRWYGEQLRDAKASLVVTPETAVPLLPQQLPAGYLEAIQARYSNGTQAAIVGLPLGGRAGYSNAVLGFQPGAVQPYQYSKHHLVPFGEFIPPGFRWFIQMMNIPLGDFQRGGLAQAPFVWQGQRIAPNICYEDLFGDEIGANFRDEATAPTILLNVSNIAWFGDSVAIDEHLSISRMRSLEFARPMVRATNTGATVVIDAEGRVTHQLPRLTRGVLEASVEGRTGLTPYARWVAPFGLWPLWIAMLAIVGIAFALGRRQR from the coding sequence ATGCCGTTGCCCGCGGCGGCGACGGCGCGCATCTCGCCTGCTTCTCCCGTGATGGCCTGGCTTCGGCTGTTCGGGTTCGGGTTGGCTGGCCTCGCGCAGGCGCTGTCGATCGCCTGGCCGCTCGGCGGAAAGCCGCTGTGGTGGCTGCAGCTTCTTTCGATGGGCGCGCTGGTCTGGCTGCTTGGCAGCCTGCGCGCCGAGGGCGCCGGCTGGCGCCGCGCCGGGCTTCACGCCTGGCTCTTCTCGACGACTTGGCTCACCGGCAGCTTCTGGTGGCTCTTCATTTCGATGCATACCTACGGCGGGTTGCCGGCGCCGTTGGCGGCCATCGCCGTGCTGGCACTCGCTGCCGCACTGGGGCTCTATTACGCCGTGGCTGCCGCATGGTTCGTGGTGCGCGGGCCTAAAGGGCGCGTGACTGGCGCGCTGGTCTTCGCCGCGCTCTGGACGCTCGCTGAGCTCGTGCGCGGCAGCTGGTTCACGGGCTTTCCGTGGGGCGCTGGCGGCTATGCGCACGTGGAAGGTCCGCTCGCCGCGTGGGCGCCGTGGATCGGCGTCTACGGCATCGGCGCCGTCGCGGCGCTCGCAACGGCGCTCCTCGTGCTGGGGACGCTGGCTCGCAAGCCCGACGTCGTCGCGGGACTCGTGCTCGTCGCGCTCGTGTTCGTATTCCCGCACATCGCACCGTCATTGCGCGGTGCCAGCACCGGCAACCTCCAGGTCGCCCTCCTGCAAGGCAACATCCCGCAGGACGAGAAATTCATCCCCGGCGGCGGCATCGAAACCGCCCTGCGCTGGTACGGCGAACAATTGCGCGACGCCAAGGCCTCGCTGGTCGTCACCCCCGAAACTGCCGTGCCCCTGCTGCCGCAGCAGTTGCCGGCCGGTTACCTCGAAGCGATCCAGGCGCGCTACAGCAACGGCACGCAAGCGGCGATCGTCGGCCTGCCGCTGGGCGGCCGCGCCGGCTACAGCAACGCGGTGCTCGGCTTCCAGCCCGGCGCCGTGCAGCCGTACCAGTACAGCAAGCATCACCTCGTGCCCTTCGGGGAATTCATTCCCCCGGGGTTTCGCTGGTTCATCCAGATGATGAACATCCCGCTCGGCGACTTCCAGCGCGGCGGCCTCGCACAGGCGCCATTCGTCTGGCAGGGCCAGCGCATCGCGCCGAACATCTGCTACGAAGATTTGTTCGGCGACGAGATCGGCGCGAATTTCCGCGACGAGGCGACCGCGCCGACCATCCTGCTCAACGTGAGCAACATCGCGTGGTTCGGCGATTCGGTCGCTATCGACGAGCACCTGTCCATCTCGCGCATGCGCTCGCTCGAATTCGCGCGGCCGATGGTCCGCGCCACGAACACCGGCGCCACCGTCGTCATCGACGCCGAAGGCCGCGTGACGCACCAGCTGCCGCGCCTCACGCGCGGCGTGCTCGAAGCATCGGTCGAAGGCCGCACCGGGCTCACGCCCTATGCGCGCTGGGTGGCGCCATTCGGCTTGTGGCCGCTGTGGATCGCAATGCTCGCCATCGTCGGCATCGCCTTCGCACTGGGCCGCCGCCAGCGCTGA
- a CDS encoding HlyC/CorC family transporter, translating into MAEPHPERAPVEREDKRGFLQKLAEFIHPGPDSRDELIETLADAEDNEVIGAESRVMLEGVLRMADMTAGDVMVAAPRMDLVNIDAPFDALLHLIIDTAHSRFPVYEGEKENIIGILLAKDLLKLQRAPGLNIRALLRPATFVPESKGLNDLLREFRGNRNHLAIVIDEFGRVAGLITIEDVLEQIVGEIEDEFDIAEDEGDIFGLADHTYRVSGDTPIERVAEAFGITFDEEQLSEDFDTIGGLIAHEMGHVPKRGEHHAMGGFDFVVLHTKGGAVRWFKVSPARGGDAAD; encoded by the coding sequence GTGGCCGAACCTCACCCTGAACGCGCACCCGTAGAACGGGAAGACAAGCGCGGCTTCCTCCAGAAGCTTGCCGAATTCATCCACCCCGGTCCCGACTCGCGCGACGAGCTGATCGAAACCCTGGCCGATGCCGAGGACAACGAGGTGATCGGCGCCGAGTCGCGCGTGATGCTCGAAGGCGTGCTGCGCATGGCCGACATGACCGCCGGCGACGTCATGGTTGCCGCGCCGCGCATGGACCTGGTGAACATCGATGCGCCCTTCGATGCGCTCCTGCACCTCATCATCGACACCGCGCACTCGCGCTTTCCGGTGTACGAGGGCGAAAAAGAAAACATCATCGGCATCCTGCTCGCGAAGGACCTGCTCAAGCTGCAGCGCGCGCCGGGCCTGAACATCCGCGCGTTGCTGCGCCCGGCCACCTTCGTGCCCGAGAGCAAGGGCCTGAACGACCTCTTGCGCGAGTTCCGCGGCAACCGCAACCACCTGGCCATCGTCATCGACGAGTTCGGCCGTGTGGCGGGCCTCATCACCATCGAGGACGTGCTCGAGCAGATCGTCGGCGAGATCGAGGACGAATTCGACATCGCCGAGGACGAGGGCGACATCTTCGGCCTTGCCGACCACACCTACCGCGTCTCGGGCGACACGCCCATCGAGCGCGTGGCCGAGGCCTTCGGCATCACCTTCGACGAAGAGCAGCTGAGCGAAGACTTCGACACCATCGGCGGCCTCATCGCGCACGAGATGGGCCATGTGCCCAAGCGCGGCGAGCACCATGCGATGGGCGGCTTCGACTTCGTGGTGCTGCACACCAAGGGCGGCGCGGTGCGCTGGTTCAAGGTGTCGCCGGCGCGCGGCGGCGACGCGGCCGACTGA
- a CDS encoding GNAT family N-acetyltransferase — protein sequence MLTAKTLLKASLGLGSFLKAPMVETQPRAVSSPQPVMVPIRSIGPRERERIAQHLLALTPHDRYLRFGYAAADEQVQRYVDSLDFERDELFGIYNRRLELIAMSHLAFAPGDQHSDCAEFGVSVSAHARGRGYGARLFERAVVVARNEGVGMLFIHALSENAAMLKIARNAGATVVRSGSEAEAHLQLPEATFDSRMSQISLEHYAAVDFALKSRAKQFWAFLASLQEVRSGMRDARSKSAP from the coding sequence ATGCTTACCGCCAAGACCCTCCTCAAAGCGTCTCTAGGCCTCGGCTCTTTCCTGAAGGCGCCGATGGTTGAGACCCAGCCACGCGCTGTCTCCTCGCCCCAGCCCGTCATGGTGCCGATCCGCTCGATCGGCCCGCGCGAACGGGAGCGCATCGCGCAGCACCTGCTGGCGCTCACCCCCCACGACCGGTACCTGCGCTTCGGTTACGCCGCGGCCGACGAGCAGGTCCAGCGCTACGTCGACAGCCTCGATTTCGAGCGCGACGAGCTGTTCGGCATCTACAACCGCCGCCTCGAACTGATCGCGATGTCGCACCTGGCGTTCGCGCCCGGCGACCAGCACAGCGACTGCGCTGAATTCGGCGTTTCGGTCTCCGCGCATGCCCGCGGCCGCGGCTACGGTGCGCGCCTCTTCGAGCGGGCAGTGGTCGTGGCCCGCAACGAAGGCGTGGGCATGCTCTTCATCCATGCGCTGAGCGAAAACGCCGCCATGCTCAAGATCGCCCGCAACGCCGGCGCGACCGTGGTGCGCAGCGGCTCCGAAGCCGAAGCGCATCTGCAACTGCCGGAGGCCACGTTCGACAGCCGCATGAGCCAGATCTCGCTGGAGCACTACGCCGCGGTCGACTTCGCCCTCAAGAGCCGCGCCAAGCAGTTCTGGGCTTTTCTCGCGAGCCTGCAGGAAGTGCGCAGCGGCATGCGCGACGCGCGCAGCAAATCCGCACCCTGA
- a CDS encoding Lrp/AsnC family transcriptional regulator, whose protein sequence is MEALDKIDRLILRTLQADGRATYDQLAEQVSLSPSAVLRRVKRLEESKVIDRYVALVRPEVIGLGLTAYLNVRLEKHTETHKRNPMDLFRASVQTWPEVVECAALTGDMDYLLRVVVADMAHYSRFIMDTLLKHPSVEDCKTSFVLDRVKATTAVPV, encoded by the coding sequence ATGGAAGCACTCGACAAGATTGATCGGCTCATTCTGCGCACGCTGCAAGCAGATGGGCGCGCCACCTACGACCAGCTCGCCGAGCAGGTCAGCCTGTCGCCCAGCGCCGTGTTGCGGCGGGTCAAGCGCCTGGAAGAAAGCAAGGTGATCGACCGCTACGTCGCCCTCGTGCGCCCCGAGGTGATCGGCCTGGGCCTCACGGCCTACCTCAACGTGCGGCTTGAAAAGCACACCGAGACCCACAAGCGCAACCCAATGGATCTGTTCCGCGCCAGCGTCCAGACCTGGCCCGAGGTGGTCGAATGCGCCGCGCTCACGGGTGACATGGACTACCTGTTGCGCGTCGTGGTGGCCGACATGGCGCACTACAGCCGCTTCATCATGGACACCCTGCTCAAGCACCCGAGCGTGGAAGACTGCAAGACCAGCTTCGTGCTGGACCGTGTCAAAGCCACAACAGCCGTCCCCGTTTGA